The Astyanax mexicanus isolate ESR-SI-001 chromosome 7, AstMex3_surface, whole genome shotgun sequence genome has a window encoding:
- the LOC103022869 gene encoding coiled-coil domain-containing protein 177 yields the protein MEDCRPGSPLMHLDLNNFDTPEAELSRYVLTSPRSLESCARLGVKPIDLLFKTLTEFMDEHQDTPMEALAALYEVYERGRRERVRLCRKERERIIQEGKEPVLAMKPFSGLETVLEQASETQSIDSKIKKCHSESLPMGKSRSAVGFAHDSHMTKTPSEPKSPYSSQLLPYSHSLGDLRHSPSTARKLGRLRQDICRKLKVTVPEKDCKIAALMLVKQEEEQAQILQSQREQQRREEAQKKEEVRRAIVEHRRRKELLRSLRLWHEDIEARRRQRQKEQAEVAQRQKWETLEQEERWRRRAEEQEERRRNQLEKARKEAEERTRRRENLLGELQRKEQAKKEEALGNAKVREFQARRSKSMKERRERQRLREENQRDQLRHSLLKREVEEKAQAEEEVRRNELERRLQRSEEKHSQLLEARLGDLRERAKKEAVRARRARLRACQEQKERQEAKEVLAQLSQRRADEAQQHVDQQSRSRVQQVMLENLEKEMRHRRLRKHVLKVDEAQLEQRRDAVALKEQRREQLRREREEALENSRKVAHASSCMREIVREQSRSRTFQQMALQAELSAHLSRLKL from the exons ATGGAGGACTGCAGGCCAGGCTCGCCTCTGATGCACCTGGACCTGAATAACTTCGACACACCTGAAGCAGAACTCAGCAG GTACGTTCTGACCAGCCCGAGGTCACTGGAGTCTTGTGCGAGGTTAGGGGTAAAACCTATTGACCTGCTCTTCAAGACGCTCACAGAATTCATGGATGAACATCAGGACACTCCAATGGAAGCACTTGCAGCGCTATATGAGGTTTATGAGAGGGGGCGAAGGGAGCGTGTCCGGCTGTgtcggaaagagagagagagaattatacAGGAGGGGAAAGAGCCAGTGTTGGCCATGAAGCCGTTCTCGGGTTTGGAGACAGTGCTGGAGCAGGCCAGCGAGACCCAGAGCATTGACTCCAAAATCAAAAAGTGCCACAGCGAATCATTGCCAATGGGAAAGAGTCGATCGGCAGTTGGGTTCGCTCACGACTCGCACATGACCAAGACGCCATCCGAGCCGAAATCCCCGTATTCTAGTCAGCTCCTGCCTTACAGTCACAGCCTGGGCGACCTCCGGCACTCTCCATCCACTGCAAGGAAGCTGGGCAGGCTTCGACAGGACATCTGCAGGAAGCTGAAAGTCACTGTCCCAGAAAAGGACTGCAAGATAGCAGCACTGATGCTGGTCAAGCAGGAGGAGGAGCAAGCCCAGATACTTCAGAGCCAGAGGGAGCAGCAGCGGCGTGAGGAGGCACAGAAAAAGGAGGAGGTGAGGCGGGCCATCGTAGAGCATAGGAGACGAAAGGAGCTGCTGCGAAGCCTTCGGCTTTGGCATGAGGACATAGAGGCACGGAGGAGGCAGCGGCAGAAGGAGCAGGCGGAGGTGGCACAGCGCCAGAAATGGGAGACGTTGGAGCAAGAGGAGCGCTGGAGGAGGCGGgcggaggagcaggaggagcggCGGAGGAACCAGCTGGAGAAGGCACGTAAGGAGGCAGAGGAACGCACGCGCCGTCGAGAAAATCTGCTTGGGGAGTTGCAGAGGAAGGAGCAGGCAAAGAAAGAGGAGGCGCTGGGCAACGCCAAGGTGAGGGAGTTTCAAGCTAGGAGGAGCAAAAGTATGAAGGAAAGGAGAGAGCGACAGAGGTTAAGGGAGGAGAACCAGCGAGACCAACTGCGCCACTCCCTCCTGAAGCGTGAAGTAGAGGAGAAAGCCCAGGCTGAGGAGGAGGTGAGAAGGAATGAGCTGGAACGGAGGCTGCAGCGTTCCGAGGAGAAACACTCCCAGCTGCTGGAAGCGAGGCTGGGGGATTTGCGGGAGCGGGCCAAGAAAGAGGCGGTGCGAGCCAGGCGGGCTCGTCTGCGGGCCTGCCAGGAGCAGAAGGAGCGGCAGGAGGCGAAGGAGGTGCTGGCACAGCTTAGCCAGAGGAGAGCAGATGAGGCACAGCAGCATGTAGATCAGCAGAGCAGGAGCCGGGTGCAGCAGGTCATGCTAGAGAACCTGGAGAAGGAGATGAGACACCGCAGGCTCCGGAAGCATGTCCTGAAGGTGGACGAGGCCCAGCTGGAGCAGAGGAGGGACGCCGTGGCTTTAAAGGAGCAGCGCAGGGAGCAGCTACGGAGAGAGCGGGAGGAGGCGCTGGAGAACAGCCGAAAAGTGGCCCACGCCTCCTCCTGCATGAGGGAGATCGTGAGGGAGCAGAGCCGCAGCAGAACGTTCCAGCAGATGGCGCTGCAGGCTGAGTTAAGTGCCCACCTGAGCCGCTTAAAGCTTTga
- the LOC125803018 gene encoding uncharacterized protein LOC125803018, translating into MRTIYKILASQYDPLGYIVPYTTRAKLLVQRLWDKKRGWDDPQLPEELLTAWRRWEAELDDLQSIHIPRCYTSPEMDHPSSVREIHVFCDASEQAYGSVAYLRTENHGKVEVAFLTARSRVAPKKQQSIPRLELCAALTGAQMSKVLKTELTLTIQHVVLWTDSTTVLTWLNSDSCHYKVFVGTRVAEIQDLTEADTWRYVRSCDNPADDVTRGKTLHELADNSRWIHGPPFLRQSPEHWPEPPSLTTNEQDSELRTSTFCGITTTTYLLQDPAQYQTFQKLIQATALLHHGTQDISSLSAEDYTNAEIAALRQVQLESFPTEVAHLKAGKPVSATSRLLALAPEFDHTSQLIRVGGRLRRGTLLEPEMVHPILLDPHHPITKLLIKDYDDQLHHPGSERLFSEVRRKFWILRGREAIRQHQRNCAECRKWRARPNPPRMADLPPARLRILKPAFYSTGVDCFGPYMIKIGRRSEKRWGILFKCLTTRAVHIDILTSIDMDAFLMALRRFIARRGKPFEVLCDQGTNFKGGERELKEAFNALHSDLQAQLAGHQIKFAFNPPGAPHFGGCWEREIRSVKSALQVTLGAQAVTEEVLRTLLIEVEGILNSKPLGYTSSDLADPDPVTPNILLMGRRDASLPQVVYQNSEMLGRRRWRHSQLLADHFWKHFIQYYLPSLQARQKWKTEKQDLQLEDTVMIIDPQLPRALWPVGRVTQVFPGADKRIRSADVQVKDRTYTRPVARLVSLPALPDDD; encoded by the coding sequence ATGCGCACCATCTACAAGATTTTGGCTTCTCAATATGACCCTCTCGGTTATATTGTCCCCTATACCACCAGAGCAAAGCTGTTGGTCCAACGTCTATGGGATAAAAAGAGAGGGTGGGATGACCCACAGTTACCAGAAGAGTTGCTCACCGCTTGGCGCAGATGGGAAGCTGAACTTGATGATCTGCAGAGTATTCACATACCCAGATGTTATACAAGCCCAGAAATGGATCACCCTAGCAGTGTGAGGGAGATACACGTGTTCTGCGATGCTTCTGAACAAGCCTATGGTTCTGTTGCTTATTTGCGAACTGAGAACCATGGTAAAGTAGAGGTAGCTTTCCTGACGGCAAGGTCTCGTGTTGCTCCCAAGAAACAGCAGTCGATACCCCGTTTAGAGTTATGTGCTGCACTTACAGGTGCCCAGATGTCAAAGGTCCTCAAAACTGAACTAACTCTTACTATTCAACATGTTGTACTATGGACTGATTCGACCACAGTACTTACATGGTTAAATTCAGACTCCTGTCACTACAAAGTTTTTGTGGGGACCAGAGTGGCGGAGATACAAGACCTGACAGAGGCAGACACATGGAGGTATGTCCGGTCCTGTGACAACCCAGCAGATGATGTAACTCGGGGAAAAACTCTTCACGAGCTAGCTGACAACAGTCGTTGGATCCATGGGCCTCCATTTCTCAGACAGTCACCAGAACACTGGCCAGAGCCACCGTCCCTTACTACTAATGAGCAAGATAGTGAGCTGAGGACATCTACTTTCTGTGGTATAACCACAACTACTTACCTCTTGCAAGACCCTGCACAGTACCAGACCTTTCAGAAGTTAATTCAAGCAACTGCCTTGCTGCATCATGGTACTCAAGATATATCCTCCCTCTCAGCAGAAGATTATACGAATGCTGAAATTGCAGCCCTACGTCAGGTGCAATTGGAATCATTCCCCACCGAAGTAGCTCATCTGAAGGCAGGCAAGCCAGTGTCAGCCACTAGTCGACTGTTAGCACTTGCCCCAGAATTTGATCACACAAGCCAGTTAATCAGAGTGGGTGGTCGTCTCCGCCGTGGTACTCTGCTCGAGCCAGAAATGGTCCACCCAATTCTTCTCGATCCCCATCATCCAATCACTAAGCTTCTCATCAAAGATTATGATGACCAGTTGCATCATCCTGGATCAGAGAGGCTGTTTTCCGAGGTCAGGAGAAAGTTTTGGATACTAAGAGGGCGTGAAGCCATTCGTCAACACCAACGAAACTGTGCCGAATGTAGGAAATGGCGAGCCCGTCCAAACCCACCAAGGATGGCTGACCTTCCTCCAGCTCGATTGCGCATCCTGAAACCAGCATTCTACTCTACTGGTGTTGACTGTTTTGGTCCCTACATGATCAAGATTGGGCGCCGCAGTGAGAAAAGATGGGGGATACTGTTCAAGTGTCTGACCACTAGGGCAGTCCACATTGATATCCTCACCAGTATAGACATGGATGCCTTTTTGATGGCTCTCAGGAGATTCATTGCAAGGCGTGGAAAACCTTTTGAGGTTTTGTGTGATCAGGGCACGAACTTTaaaggaggggagagagagctcAAAGAGGCATTCAATGCCCTCCATTCAGATCTTCAAGCTCAACTTGCAGGCCACCAAATCAAATTTGCTTTCAATCCTCCAGGTGCACCTCATTTTGGAGGTTGCTGGGAAAGGGAAATTCGGTCAGTTAAATCTGCTCTTCAAGTTACACTAGGGGCCCAAGCAGTCACAGAAGAAGTACTGAGGACACTTCTCATAGAGGTTGAAGGGATCCTCAATTCCAAACCTCTTGGCTACACATCTTCGGATCTGGCAGACCCTGACCCAGTTACCCCAAACATCCTCCTTATGGGGCGGCGAGATGCTTCTTTACCACAAGTAGTCTACCAGAACTCAGAAATGTTAGGTCGTCGGAGATGGAGGCATAGCCAACTCTTGGCTGACCATTTTTGGAAACATTTCATCCAGTATTATTTACCCAGCCTGCAAGCACGCCAAAAATGGAAGACAGAGAAACAAGATCTTCAGCTTGAGGATACAGTTATGATCATTGACCCACAGCTGCCTCGTGCATTATGGCCAGTAGGGAGGGTTACCCAGGTATTTCCTGGTGCTGACAAAAGGATCAGGTCGGCAGACGTACAAGTTAAGGACAGAACCTATACTCGGCCTGTAGCCAGACTTGTTAGTCTTCCCGCTCTGCCTGATGACGATTAG
- the LOC125802984 gene encoding uncharacterized protein LOC125802984, which produces MSDHSQEQPVVRPRRTLNRPVYLTDYDLTGLQSLRHLSRPDRNWEDEAQHTSDPTGYSTPVSQAPSLNECLITDQWENTVGDMAQEHVESPKQKNPLSDLTAIWQEMKREHDVLRQQTSHFPELLSAFQEMRRENAILHREVKELRLEMRTSPHRLTHPVPSPRLHATAGRTNPSADLFCPIPAPRHSLAQHKVHSAPIDSTERITQQMGQIDFSPRHRSLQYDHPSNQFQPSPSNNKCYDIHNVQAQNHPPQHHTGPCKQEKTYRGPTPTIPNLSSPDPREFSRLRIALENILPEDATERFKFQILADHLKLEEALLVADSYSNSPYPFSNTMSALNKMYGQPHQLALQHIAEVMDGPDIGSGDVKSFRMFALRVRSLVSMLEQLGRKGNVELECGSHVTRLQSKLPHDLRSGFKRYIHPLGVSVPTLLDLAEWLEYELQVQEDSIKFSSHTHRDSSSRRREVRKDIKQTSKLTSILLNTERSSASKTTAFEIQDKSADQKVKPYCPYCDNSNHFLNSCANFKQLTRDQKENWIRTNNGCWRCGRGHQAAKCTLKAPCKMCNRRHLAVLHDVNERAEAKANPVENSCLVSTASEVLYVDRPTYNRKVLLKVSKVVLSNGDRSMEAYAVLDDGSERTIILHTAAKKLGLKGQPEDLVLRTVRQDLQVLHGAAVSFMISPVAEPKRKFKIQSAFTAEPLGLAEHSHPVALLQRRYRHLLGLPLQQLDKVSPVLLIGSDCPHLITPIEPVRLGPPGGPAAVKTRLGWTLQGPARELRDNLTPQQCLFTSMSPCADLHTHVEKLWQMDVFPYRSEKAVTRSKQDHEAVQLLQEKTVRVEVNGIKRYATPLLRTRNMAHLRASEDATLPQLRSIERKLAKDSNQAAAYQAEIDKLEQSGYIVKLCPKQVEQSDEAWYVPHHMVQHNGKNRVVFNCSFQYKGHNLNQMLLPGPTLSPPLLAVLLRFREHTIAISSDIRSMFHQVCLLPQDRALKSGLKVVNYGSAKVIKTYQNPPLACTGIANLIPCHTSTAG; this is translated from the exons ATGTCAGATCACAGTCAAGAACAACCTGTAGTTAGACCTCGGAGAACACTAAACCGTCCTGTTTACCTTACGGACTATGACCTCACAGGACTTCAGTCTCTGCGTCATTTATCTCGACCTGATAGAAACTGGGAAGATGAAGCACAGCATACATCAGACCCCACTGGGTACAGTACCCCTGTTAGCCAGGCTCCCAGTCTAAATGAGTGTCTCATCACAGATCAGTGGGAGAATACAGTAGGAGATATGGCTCAAGAGCATGTGGAATCTCCCAAACAGAAGAACCCACTGTCTGATTTGACTGCTATCTGGCAGGAGATGAAAAGGGAACATGATGTATTGCGCCAGCAAACCAGTCACTTTCCTGAACTCTTATCAGCATTCCAGGAGATGAGACGAGAAAATGCAATTCTGCATAGGGAAGTTAAGGAACTCAGGTTAGAGATGAGAACCTCACCTCATAGACTGACCCATCCAGTTCCATCACCTCGCCTACATGCTACGGCAGGACGTACAAACCCAAGTGCAGATCTATTCTGCCCCATACCTGCACCTCGTCATAGCCTGGCACAACACAAAGTACACTCTGCCCCAATTGATTCTACAGAGAGGATCACACAACAGATGGGCCAAATTGATTTTTCTCCAAGACATCGGTCATTGCAGTATGACCACCCATCCAACCAGTTTCAGCCTAGCCCTTCGAACAATAAGTGCTATGACATTCATAATGTTCAAGCACAAAACCATCCTCCACAGCATCATACAGGTCCATGCAAACAAGAGAAGACCTACAGAGGGCCAACTCCAACTATTCCTAATCTAAGCTCTCCAGACCCAAGAGAGTTTTCCAGATTAAGGATTGCCCTGGAGAATATTTTACCAGAAGATGCTACAGAGCGCTTCAAGTTTCAGATATTGGCAGACCACTTAAAGCTTGAAGAAGCTCTACTTGTCGCTGATTCTTACAGCAACTCTCCATATCCTTTTAGCAACACCATGAGTGCTCTCAACAAAATGTATGGTCAGCCCCATCAGTTGGCCTTGCAACACATTGCAGAAGTTATGGATGGCCCAGATATTGGCAGTGGAGATGTGAAGTCTTTCCGCATGTTTGCTCTTCGAGTTCGCTCCCTCGTGAGCATGTTGGAGCAGTTGGGGAGAAAGGGTAATGTCGAATTGGAATGTGGATCCCACGTCACAAGATTACAGAGCAAACTCCCACATGACCTCAGATCTGGATTTAAGCGATACATCCACCCATTGGGAGTGTCTGTACCTACTTTACTTGATCTGGCTGAATGGCTGGAATATGAGCTGCAAGTCCAAGAGGATAGCATCAAATTCTCTTCCCATACTCACAGAGATTCTTCCAGTAGGCGGAGAGAGGTCCGCAAAGACATCAAGCAAACCAGTAAACTTACCAGTATCCTCCTCAACACAGAGAGGTCTTCAGCAAGTAAGACCACAGCATTTGAGATACAAGATAAAAGTGCAGATCAGAAAGTAAAACCTTATTGTCCCTACTGTGACAACAGCAATCACTTTCTAAATAGTTGTGCCAATTTTAAGCAGCTGACCAGAGACCAGAAGGAGAATTGGATCAGAACCAATAACGGATGCTGGCGTTGTGGCCGTGGTCATCAAGCTGCTAAATGCACATTGAAAGCACCCTGCAAGATGTGTAATAGGAGACATTTGGCAGTCCTACATGATGTGAATGAGAGAGCAGAGGCAAAGGCTAATCCAGTAGAGAACTCTTGTCTGGTAAGCACAGCCAGTGAGGTCCTGTACGTTGATCGCCCAACATACAACCGAAAGGTACTACTGAAAGTCAGCAAAGTGGTTCTTAGCAATGGAGATAGGTCCATGGAAGCATATGCGGTGCTAGATGATGGATCAGAGCGGACTATTATTCTCCACACTGCGGCTAAGAAGTTGGGCCTAAAAGGACAACCTGAAGACTTAGTCCTCCGCACAGTCCGGCAGGACCTGCAGGTTCTCCATGGGGCAGCTGTATCATTCATGATATCTCCTGTAGCTGAGCCCAAGAGAAAATTCAAGATACAGAGTGCATTCACCGCTGAGCCTTTGGGACTAGCAGAGCATTCTCATCCAGTTGCTCTTCTACAAAGAAGGTATAGACATCTTCTGGGCTTGCCATTACAACAGCTAGACAAAGTCTCCCCAGTGCTGCTGATTGGTTCTGACTGTCCACATCTCATCACTCCTATAGAGCCTGTAAGACTAGGGCCCCCTGGTGGCCCTGCAGCAGTGAAAACGAGACTGGGTTGGACTCTCCAAGGGCCAGCACGAGAGCTCAGAGATAATCTTACCCCACAGCAGTGTCTGTTTACATCCATGTCACCCTGTGCTGATTTGCATACCCATGTGGAGAAACTGTGGCAAATGGATGTGTTTCCATACCGTAGTGAGAAGGCTGTTACCAGGTCAAAGCAAGATCATGAAGCTGTCCAACTTCTGCAGGAGAAGACAGTTCGAGTTGAAGTGAATGGCATTAAAAGATATGCTACCCCTCTCCTTCGTACCAGAAATATGGCACACCTACGTGCATCCGAAGATGCAACCTTGCCACAGCTTAGAAGTATTGAGAGGAAGTTGGCCAAGGATTCCAATCAAGCTGCTGCTTATCAAGCCGAGATTGACAAACTGGAACAGTCTGGCTATATTGTGAAACTATGTCCAAAACAGGTGGAACAATCAGATGAAGCATGGTATGTACCACACCACATGGTACAACACAATGGGAAGAACCGAGTGGTATTTAACTGCTCATTTCAGTACAAGGGTCATAATTTGAATCAGATGCTGCTGCCAGGTCCCACTCTCAGTCCACCACTATTAGCAGTCCTCCTTCGCTTTCGAGAGCACACTATTGCCATCAGTAGTGACATCCGGAGTATGTTCCATCAAGTGTGCTTACTCCCCCAGGATAGAGCTCTT AAATCAGGTCTGAAAGTAGTGAACTATGGCTCAGCGAAGGTCATCAAGACATACCAGAATCCACCCTTGGCTTGCACTGGAATTGCCAATCTGATACCTTGTCATACAAGCACCGCAGGGTAG